One genomic segment of Pandoraea sputorum includes these proteins:
- a CDS encoding aminotransferase-like domain-containing protein: protein MDRHLPPAGRWQLAARAQRMQPSALRELLKVAERPDIISFAGGLPSPYALPVERLQASVDRILRRDAVGALQYGPSEGYLPLREAIAARLTRQGAAVSPSQVLITTGSQQALDLVARVLVDPGSRVLIETPTYLGAVQALAQYEPVFEEVSTDAAGLLPERLNETSMRNARMLYTQPNFQNPTGRTLPLDRRMALASLAIRHGLPIVEDDPYGELVYTGVTPPSLLSMAPDNVVHLGSFSKVIAPGLRVGYVVAPEELMIKLLQAKQASDLHTTGITQRLAHALLTDGEYDTHLEAIRLRYRAQCALMLKCLSEHMPEGVSWTRPAGGMFLWVTLPPDIDGASLFEDALARGVAFVPGASFHAVSPKANTMRLTFTTATPSQIETGIARLAQAIEARLRKTETRETSLTVS, encoded by the coding sequence ATGGACAGACATCTCCCGCCCGCCGGCCGCTGGCAACTCGCGGCGCGCGCGCAACGCATGCAGCCGTCGGCGCTGCGTGAACTGCTCAAGGTCGCCGAGCGGCCTGACATCATCTCGTTCGCGGGCGGCCTGCCCTCGCCCTATGCGTTGCCGGTCGAACGGCTTCAGGCGTCGGTCGACCGGATCTTGCGACGCGACGCCGTCGGGGCGCTGCAATACGGGCCGTCCGAGGGCTACCTGCCGCTACGTGAGGCCATCGCCGCACGGCTGACTCGGCAGGGCGCAGCAGTCAGTCCGTCTCAAGTGCTCATCACGACCGGCTCACAGCAGGCGCTCGACCTCGTCGCACGCGTGCTCGTCGATCCCGGCTCGCGTGTGCTGATCGAGACGCCGACCTATCTCGGCGCGGTGCAGGCGCTCGCGCAATACGAACCCGTGTTCGAAGAAGTCTCGACAGATGCTGCAGGTCTGTTGCCCGAACGGCTCAACGAGACGTCGATGCGCAATGCGCGCATGCTCTATACGCAACCGAACTTCCAGAATCCCACGGGACGCACGCTCCCCCTCGACCGGCGCATGGCCCTGGCGTCGCTGGCCATCCGCCATGGCTTACCGATCGTGGAGGACGACCCTTACGGCGAACTCGTCTACACCGGCGTGACTCCGCCTTCACTACTGTCGATGGCGCCCGACAATGTCGTGCATCTCGGCTCGTTCTCGAAGGTCATTGCACCGGGCCTGCGCGTGGGATATGTCGTCGCGCCGGAAGAACTCATGATCAAGCTGTTGCAGGCGAAGCAGGCGAGCGACCTGCACACGACCGGCATCACCCAGCGGCTGGCGCATGCCCTGCTCACCGACGGCGAGTACGACACGCACCTCGAAGCCATTCGTCTGCGGTATCGGGCGCAATGTGCGCTTATGCTCAAGTGCCTCTCCGAGCATATGCCCGAGGGCGTGAGCTGGACACGCCCGGCAGGCGGTATGTTTCTATGGGTGACGCTGCCGCCCGACATCGACGGCGCGAGTCTGTTCGAAGATGCGTTGGCGCGCGGCGTGGCGTTCGTTCCGGGCGCGTCGTTCCATGCCGTCTCGCCTAAAGCGAACACGATGCGCCTGACGTTCACGACCGCCACACCCTCACAGATCGAAACCGGGATTGCACGCCTGGCGCAGGCTATCGAGGCGCGGCTTCGCAAGACAGAAACCCGCGAAACCAGCCTCACCGTCTCCTAG
- a CDS encoding SRPBCC family protein, producing MLQKVRTELQPDTLIHNLTTTVHAGVADLNASARDVWNIVGRFDGYNRFVTGLEYIQMTGTATGPRSLRHKHFTGGDLVVEQLNTRDDDAMTMSWTLIYTTFDIGNMWASMEVVPRGDKACTATYRIVGEARSGNPKDQPAFDDFAVGFLKMAMGNLRKMFNE from the coding sequence ATGCTGCAAAAAGTCCGCACCGAACTGCAACCCGACACGCTGATCCACAACCTCACGACGACTGTGCACGCCGGGGTGGCCGACCTGAATGCGTCTGCACGCGATGTGTGGAACATCGTTGGCCGCTTCGACGGCTACAACCGTTTCGTGACCGGTCTCGAATACATTCAGATGACCGGCACGGCGACCGGCCCGCGCTCGCTGCGTCACAAGCACTTCACGGGTGGCGATCTCGTCGTCGAGCAACTCAACACGCGCGACGACGACGCCATGACCATGAGCTGGACGCTGATTTACACGACGTTCGACATCGGCAACATGTGGGCGTCGATGGAAGTGGTGCCGCGTGGCGACAAGGCGTGTACGGCGACGTATCGCATCGTCGGTGAAGCGCGCTCCGGCAACCCGAAGGACCAGCCTGCGTTCGACGACTTCGCCGTCGGCTTCCTGAAGATGGCGATGGGTAACCTGCGCAAGATGTTCAACGAGTAA
- a CDS encoding 4'-phosphopantetheinyl transferase family protein, giving the protein MNNDKNDVQAGTGLALYGASADVLARFRGWAAHLSPDERRRADAFSQPSDREDYVAAHILARVAAARITGRPDTPGPAARTYVLVQRCEQCGGAHGRPRLPAHPGLHVSLSHTRGAVAAACAIAPVGIDVEHWDEALAPDADLPGLNERERKRLGAFASFACTHHAPSPRALAWLRLWTRKESLIKVGGTTLDEMSGIDLSALPMSEAPLRAWQRRVAHGVWAMTDWLDPALRVTGTVSSAGGVSVERIDA; this is encoded by the coding sequence ATGAACAACGACAAGAACGACGTGCAAGCGGGCACGGGACTGGCGCTTTACGGGGCTTCGGCAGACGTATTGGCCCGCTTCAGGGGATGGGCCGCGCATCTGAGCCCGGACGAACGCAGGCGGGCGGACGCGTTTTCCCAACCGTCCGATCGGGAGGATTATGTTGCGGCGCACATTCTGGCGCGGGTCGCTGCGGCGCGCATTACCGGCCGTCCGGACACGCCCGGCCCCGCTGCGCGCACGTATGTGCTCGTGCAGCGTTGCGAGCAATGTGGCGGCGCGCATGGGCGCCCACGTCTGCCCGCGCATCCGGGCTTGCATGTAAGTCTGAGCCACACCCGGGGCGCGGTCGCTGCGGCGTGCGCGATCGCGCCTGTCGGCATCGACGTCGAACACTGGGACGAAGCACTTGCCCCGGACGCCGACCTCCCTGGTCTGAACGAGCGTGAGCGCAAGCGCCTCGGCGCGTTCGCCAGCTTTGCTTGCACGCATCATGCACCGTCGCCACGCGCACTGGCCTGGTTGCGTCTCTGGACGCGCAAAGAGAGCCTGATCAAAGTCGGCGGCACAACGCTGGACGAGATGAGCGGCATCGACCTGTCGGCCCTGCCGATGAGCGAAGCGCCTCTGCGTGCCTGGCAACGTCGCGTGGCGCATGGCGTCTGGGCGATGACCGACTGGCTGGACCCGGCGTTGCGCGTCACGGGCACCGTCTCCAGTGCGGGGGGAGTGAGCGTCGAGCGCATCGACGCATGA
- a CDS encoding amino acid adenylation domain-containing protein has translation MRAISFAIAGNNRLGARLFAALHDMGHDVVPLSYSSGPLTEAAVQLGASLPTPDSGPQRVEWRIDCGDAAPETACAATHIMTFRASAPALPPVTSTLAWQWHGPRGNVDVATTVCAFESLRCGADMVAQIDAEAEAMLVDIVSQLGRDVLTTDGLASRPVAEAAPGSVVLDLQRLSGWHATNETAREMALEPSLPEMISRRALETPSAVALRDANGDVNYRTFVAASMKLALDIAAMLPVQSPDDRTPQVVAVRLPKSRLLYTAILGAIGAGAAYAPLDPSFPAERVRQIVEQSRATCLITDDDFDASALDGLNVRIIRLRSLNVADVNIGVTAWPVSRLPDRASRCAITIFTSGSTGVPKGVMLTHRNIVHFCHSYRDYIGLDASSRALQFCTVAFDVSLLDIFPTFLAGAMLVIPTEAQRHALDDLSALIEREAVTHAFLPPALLGVMPDAQWPALRHLLTGGDVCFPETIARWSQGREFHNIFGPAECTVFVTVARLKAGDSNRLIGRPLANVRCYVLTETGEPARTGEAGELCVAGAGVADGYLHRPDLTERSFVPNPFADPDGQWPSAHDELLYRTGDIVQWDEYGALHFVGRRDAQVKIRGFRVELGEIESAALATGQFGQCACVVDDRKRIRGFVARPLAASVTGDTLRDLLVARLPDYMVPYEIVVLDALPATNNGKIDRNALGRIPAQRARTEDDTAQAPLTETETNLRALWARLLDLEPFEIGRDDSFFNLGGHSLLVSRLMLAVKKEFGGNAPLARFMERPTIGALASLLSNDDVNKGERIPQRVFDDMVLPDDIRPVDGLRPIADGASAILLTGANGFLGTFIAAELIAQTSATIHCMVRAASQKEGEARLAQALQANGLAALAGHPRLKVVLGDLAKPRLGVSPETWRTLAHDIDAIYHNGAHVNHVYDYPYLYDANVGATLELLRLACEFRNKSMHFVSTLSAASAVNADGHVLEEGPARNAPAFVNNGYNVTKWVAEHLVWEAAERGVDATILRPGNITGVSGTGLCQPTRNRILLLVKGSLQLGAAPAGDTDFDFTPVDFLARAMVRCTTDPQRELRVFHLQNPQPLTWEDYLGALARCGYSLALEEPADWRNRLTSIDETNALFDVVAFYLDDSQEDIGDMARIAHQQTAQALARLGLAYPRKDDALLMHHFGYLIESGFLPEPGGSSARRTDPKASKANQTSQAGKSGKSDEKETASVA, from the coding sequence ATGAGAGCGATTTCCTTCGCCATCGCGGGCAACAACCGCCTCGGCGCACGTCTGTTCGCCGCGCTCCACGACATGGGGCACGACGTGGTGCCGTTGTCGTACAGCAGCGGCCCGCTGACCGAAGCAGCGGTGCAGCTGGGCGCGAGCCTGCCTACGCCGGACAGTGGTCCTCAGCGCGTCGAGTGGCGTATCGACTGCGGCGATGCCGCTCCGGAAACCGCCTGCGCCGCCACGCACATCATGACGTTTCGCGCCAGCGCCCCGGCACTCCCGCCGGTCACGTCCACCCTCGCGTGGCAGTGGCATGGCCCGCGTGGCAACGTTGACGTCGCTACCACGGTCTGCGCGTTCGAGAGCCTGCGCTGCGGCGCGGACATGGTCGCGCAGATCGATGCTGAAGCCGAAGCTATGCTTGTCGACATCGTCAGCCAGCTCGGTCGCGACGTGCTGACCACCGATGGACTCGCATCGCGTCCCGTGGCAGAGGCCGCGCCAGGGAGCGTGGTGCTCGACTTGCAGCGCCTGTCCGGCTGGCATGCGACGAACGAGACGGCACGCGAGATGGCGTTGGAGCCGTCGCTGCCTGAAATGATTTCTCGGCGCGCGCTCGAGACTCCGTCGGCCGTCGCGCTGCGCGATGCCAACGGCGACGTCAACTACCGCACCTTCGTCGCCGCATCGATGAAGCTCGCCCTCGACATCGCCGCGATGCTGCCCGTGCAATCGCCCGACGATCGCACGCCGCAGGTCGTTGCGGTACGGCTGCCCAAGTCGCGACTGCTGTACACCGCGATCCTCGGTGCGATTGGCGCGGGTGCGGCCTATGCGCCGCTCGACCCGTCGTTTCCTGCGGAACGCGTGCGCCAGATCGTCGAACAGAGCCGTGCGACGTGCCTGATCACCGATGACGATTTCGACGCGAGCGCGCTTGACGGGCTGAACGTCAGAATCATTCGTCTGCGCTCGCTCAATGTGGCGGACGTGAACATCGGCGTGACGGCGTGGCCCGTGTCGCGACTTCCCGACCGCGCGAGCCGCTGCGCCATCACGATCTTCACCTCCGGTTCGACGGGCGTACCCAAGGGCGTCATGCTCACGCACCGCAACATCGTGCACTTCTGCCACTCGTATCGCGACTACATCGGGTTAGACGCCAGCTCGCGCGCATTGCAGTTCTGCACGGTGGCGTTCGACGTCTCGCTGCTCGACATTTTCCCGACGTTCCTCGCCGGAGCGATGCTGGTGATCCCGACCGAAGCCCAGCGACACGCGCTCGACGATCTGAGCGCGCTCATCGAGCGCGAAGCTGTCACGCACGCTTTCCTGCCGCCCGCGCTGCTCGGCGTGATGCCGGATGCGCAGTGGCCTGCGCTGCGGCATCTGCTGACCGGCGGTGACGTCTGTTTTCCCGAGACGATTGCCCGCTGGAGTCAGGGCCGTGAGTTTCACAACATCTTCGGCCCGGCGGAATGCACGGTATTCGTCACCGTCGCGCGCCTGAAGGCGGGCGACAGCAACCGGTTGATCGGGCGGCCGCTCGCGAACGTGCGCTGCTACGTGCTCACGGAGACCGGCGAGCCGGCGCGCACGGGTGAGGCGGGCGAACTGTGCGTGGCCGGTGCCGGTGTGGCGGATGGCTATCTGCATCGTCCCGATCTGACAGAGCGCAGCTTCGTCCCCAACCCGTTTGCCGATCCGGATGGTCAGTGGCCGTCGGCGCACGACGAACTGCTGTATCGCACGGGCGACATCGTACAGTGGGACGAGTACGGCGCACTGCACTTCGTCGGACGCCGTGACGCGCAGGTCAAGATTCGAGGCTTTCGCGTCGAACTCGGCGAGATCGAATCGGCCGCGCTCGCCACCGGCCAGTTCGGTCAGTGCGCATGCGTGGTCGACGACCGCAAGCGCATTCGTGGCTTCGTCGCCCGCCCACTGGCGGCATCCGTGACAGGCGACACGCTGCGCGACCTGCTCGTTGCCCGTCTGCCGGACTACATGGTGCCTTACGAAATCGTCGTGCTCGACGCGCTGCCTGCCACCAACAACGGCAAGATCGACCGCAACGCGCTTGGCCGCATTCCGGCGCAGCGCGCCCGCACGGAAGACGACACCGCGCAGGCACCGCTCACCGAGACGGAAACGAATCTGCGTGCCCTGTGGGCACGGCTGCTCGATCTAGAGCCGTTCGAAATCGGCCGCGACGATTCGTTCTTCAACCTGGGCGGCCACTCGCTGCTGGTCTCGCGGCTCATGCTGGCAGTCAAAAAGGAGTTCGGCGGCAATGCACCGCTCGCCCGCTTCATGGAGCGTCCGACCATCGGTGCGCTGGCGTCGCTGCTCTCGAACGACGACGTCAACAAGGGCGAACGCATTCCGCAGCGTGTCTTCGACGACATGGTGCTGCCCGACGACATTCGTCCGGTCGACGGTCTGCGCCCCATTGCAGACGGCGCAAGCGCGATTCTGCTCACGGGTGCGAACGGCTTCCTCGGCACCTTCATCGCGGCCGAGCTGATCGCGCAAACGTCCGCCACGATCCATTGCATGGTGCGCGCGGCGAGTCAGAAGGAAGGCGAAGCGCGTCTCGCGCAGGCATTGCAGGCCAATGGACTGGCTGCGCTCGCAGGCCATCCGCGTCTGAAAGTTGTGCTCGGCGATCTGGCGAAACCGCGACTCGGTGTATCGCCGGAAACGTGGCGAACGCTGGCGCACGACATCGATGCGATCTATCACAACGGAGCACACGTCAATCACGTCTACGACTATCCGTATCTGTACGACGCGAACGTCGGCGCAACGCTCGAACTGTTGCGCCTCGCCTGCGAGTTCCGCAACAAGTCGATGCACTTCGTCTCGACGTTGTCCGCCGCGAGTGCTGTGAACGCCGACGGTCACGTTCTTGAGGAGGGTCCTGCCCGCAACGCGCCCGCCTTCGTGAACAACGGCTACAACGTGACGAAATGGGTCGCGGAGCATCTGGTGTGGGAGGCCGCCGAGCGCGGCGTCGACGCCACCATTCTGCGCCCGGGCAACATCACCGGGGTGTCCGGCACGGGGCTGTGTCAGCCGACGCGTAACCGGATCCTGCTGCTCGTCAAAGGCTCGCTGCAACTGGGCGCAGCCCCTGCCGGGGATACGGATTTCGACTTCACCCCGGTCGACTTCCTGGCGCGCGCGATGGTCCGCTGCACGACCGACCCCCAGCGCGAGTTGCGCGTCTTCCACCTCCAGAACCCGCAACCGCTGACGTGGGAAGACTACCTCGGCGCACTCGCCCGATGCGGTTATTCGCTCGCCCTCGAAGAACCGGCGGACTGGCGCAATCGCCTGACCTCCATCGACGAGACCAACGCATTGTTCGATGTGGTCGCGTTCTATCTGGATGACAGTCAGGAGGACATCGGCGACATGGCGCGCATTGCGCACCAGCAGACGGCGCAAGCACTCGCGCGTCTGGGGCTGGCGTATCCGCGTAAGGACGACGCCCTGCTCATGCATCACTTCGGCTATCTGATCGAAAGCGGTTTCCTGCCCGAGCCGGGTGGCAGCAGTGCCCGGCGTACCGATCCTAAGGCGAGCAAGGCGAATCAGACGAGTCAGGCGGGTAAGTCGGGTAAGTCCGACGAGAAGGAGACGGCCTCCGTCGCCTGA
- a CDS encoding sigma-54-dependent Fis family transcriptional regulator, with translation MLATLARARLLIDRQLPILILGETGTGKEYLSRALHDYSARRQANMVSVNCGSIPENLIESELFGYQRGAFSGALNTGMKGKVVQADGGTLFLDEIGDMPFAQQTRLLRVLSEREVTPIGASAPVPVDLQLICATHQNLESRVQTGAFREDLYYRVAVGIVHLPPLRLRQDRAWLLDAMIVAESHGNASFESLDRETRELLLSYAWPGNLRQMRAAVQYACAVRSGDTIRVSDLPANLLQSAMAPAIAPAMPAAVSPGACVASGPAGNIQIAPLASLSAIANGEREIIIRVLSSRRWNISAASRELGICRTSLYRKLRELHIPHVRDMGSDVLLGPDR, from the coding sequence ATGCTGGCCACCCTCGCGCGTGCCAGACTGCTCATCGATCGCCAGCTTCCCATTCTGATTCTCGGAGAAACCGGTACCGGAAAGGAGTACCTCTCACGCGCTCTGCATGACTACAGCGCACGCCGTCAGGCGAACATGGTGTCGGTCAACTGCGGCTCGATTCCCGAAAACCTCATCGAAAGCGAACTGTTCGGATACCAACGCGGCGCTTTCTCCGGCGCCCTCAACACCGGCATGAAGGGCAAGGTCGTACAGGCCGATGGCGGCACGTTGTTCCTCGACGAAATCGGCGATATGCCTTTCGCCCAGCAGACACGTTTGCTGCGCGTACTCTCCGAGCGGGAGGTCACGCCCATTGGCGCATCCGCCCCGGTTCCCGTCGACCTGCAACTCATTTGTGCGACGCACCAGAATCTCGAATCCCGCGTGCAGACGGGGGCGTTTCGCGAAGACCTCTATTACCGTGTGGCCGTCGGCATCGTGCATCTGCCGCCACTGCGTCTGCGCCAGGACCGCGCCTGGCTGCTCGATGCGATGATCGTCGCCGAGTCTCACGGCAATGCCAGTTTCGAATCGCTCGATCGCGAGACGCGTGAGCTACTGCTGTCGTATGCGTGGCCGGGCAATCTGCGTCAGATGCGTGCGGCCGTTCAGTACGCGTGTGCGGTCAGGAGCGGCGACACGATCCGTGTGTCCGACCTGCCTGCGAATCTGCTGCAAAGTGCAATGGCTCCCGCTATTGCACCGGCGATGCCAGCGGCCGTCTCGCCGGGCGCTTGCGTGGCGTCCGGGCCCGCAGGCAACATCCAGATCGCACCGCTCGCGTCGCTATCGGCCATCGCCAACGGCGAGCGCGAGATCATTATTCGAGTGCTATCGTCGCGACGCTGGAATATCTCCGCCGCGTCACGCGAACTCGGCATTTGCCGCACGTCGCTCTATCGCAAACTGCGTGAACTGCATATTCCTCATGTGCGCGATATGGGCAGCGACGTGCTGCTCGGACCGGATCGCTGA
- a CDS encoding diiron oxygenase, with protein sequence MSLQSYVSHADQWEQRATIRSRPRRIVEDDDLSYYPVERQPLYAHPAVIDAGREVQDYILLQSFYKYINDVIIFETEIVNRTALAIAKSRFPFEFPFACRSDAMSVVIDENYHAYVAMDYLDQVERSTGIGPIEQNREIELSRAIPRAMEYVPPQYAAGMELLGVAISENTVTAEVAAFSRDTTLKRSVKGVMADHLADEGRHSVFWINLVKLYWSEIDETARIELGRGLPFFLREYLTNELQLEFDRRLIGTLDLPAATREQIANDMVGAYPITNQHPMIVNIRKFLKMAGLLEHEPTRAAIAQYL encoded by the coding sequence ATGTCATTGCAGAGTTACGTCAGCCACGCTGACCAATGGGAACAACGCGCTACGATCCGTTCCCGTCCGCGCCGCATCGTCGAAGACGACGACCTGAGCTACTACCCCGTCGAGCGTCAGCCGCTGTACGCGCACCCCGCCGTGATCGACGCCGGCCGCGAGGTGCAGGACTACATCCTGCTGCAAAGCTTCTACAAGTACATCAACGACGTCATCATCTTCGAGACGGAAATCGTGAACCGCACGGCGCTGGCCATCGCCAAGTCGCGCTTCCCGTTCGAGTTTCCGTTCGCGTGCCGCAGCGACGCCATGTCGGTCGTCATCGACGAGAACTACCACGCCTACGTGGCGATGGACTACCTCGACCAGGTCGAGCGCAGCACCGGTATCGGCCCCATCGAGCAAAACCGCGAGATCGAACTCTCGCGCGCCATTCCCCGCGCCATGGAATACGTGCCGCCGCAATACGCCGCCGGTATGGAACTGCTCGGCGTCGCCATCTCGGAAAACACGGTAACAGCCGAGGTTGCCGCCTTCTCGCGCGACACCACGCTCAAGCGTTCGGTCAAGGGTGTCATGGCCGACCATCTGGCCGACGAAGGCCGCCACTCGGTCTTCTGGATCAATCTGGTCAAGCTGTACTGGTCGGAGATCGACGAGACGGCACGCATCGAACTCGGACGCGGTCTGCCGTTCTTCCTGCGCGAGTACCTCACGAACGAGTTGCAACTCGAATTCGACCGCCGCCTGATCGGCACGCTCGATCTGCCCGCCGCCACACGCGAACAGATTGCAAACGACATGGTGGGCGCGTACCCGATCACCAACCAGCACCCGATGATCGTCAACATCCGCAAGTTCTTGAAGATGGCGGGGCTGCTCGAGCACGAACCCACTCGCGCGGCCATCGCGCAATACCTGTGA
- a CDS encoding LysR family transcriptional regulator produces the protein MELRQLRYFVVLAETLHFGRAANLLHISQPPLSRQIAMLEEELGVVLFQRTQRSVALTAAGQRFYRDARSVLATLDQARSHARAAEVGDSGMLCAGFMFAVACSVLPVLTRAFAAAFPRIEVKLKESIPTDLAAELRCGKVDVGIMYSSDASVELCTETIFREPLVAALPAGHRLAARSAISVAELRDDPFIISPREASPFIHNTITDHCRQAGFSPRVRLETNFQQTIVNLVGQRLGVALVHSSMRSTRAENVQFVPLLHAPHIDVALVWSATSSNPCVQRFVQTAQNIGLFEPSDAALQVCA, from the coding sequence ATGGAACTGAGGCAACTTCGCTATTTCGTAGTACTGGCTGAAACACTCCACTTCGGGCGCGCAGCGAATTTGCTGCACATTTCACAACCGCCTTTGTCGCGACAGATCGCGATGCTCGAAGAGGAGTTGGGGGTCGTGTTGTTTCAACGCACACAGCGCAGCGTGGCGCTCACTGCGGCAGGACAGCGTTTCTATCGAGACGCACGCTCCGTGCTTGCTACGCTCGATCAGGCGCGCTCCCACGCACGCGCGGCTGAAGTCGGTGACTCAGGCATGCTGTGCGCCGGTTTCATGTTCGCGGTCGCATGCAGCGTGCTTCCCGTGCTTACGCGCGCTTTTGCTGCGGCGTTTCCGCGTATCGAGGTCAAACTCAAAGAATCGATTCCGACAGACCTCGCCGCCGAACTTCGCTGCGGCAAGGTGGACGTAGGCATCATGTATTCCTCCGATGCGTCGGTCGAACTATGCACGGAAACCATCTTCCGCGAACCGCTGGTGGCGGCGCTGCCTGCGGGTCATCGGCTAGCAGCGCGCTCAGCCATTTCGGTAGCCGAACTGCGTGACGATCCCTTCATCATTTCGCCGCGCGAAGCGTCGCCATTCATCCACAACACCATCACCGACCACTGTCGTCAGGCGGGCTTTTCACCGCGTGTCCGACTGGAGACGAACTTCCAGCAGACGATCGTGAATCTGGTCGGACAGCGCCTCGGGGTCGCGCTGGTGCACAGCTCGATGCGCAGCACGCGCGCAGAGAACGTTCAGTTCGTGCCGTTGCTGCACGCGCCGCATATCGATGTGGCGTTGGTATGGAGTGCGACTAGCAGTAACCCGTGCGTACAGCGTTTTGTGCAGACGGCGCAGAACATCGGACTGTTCGAGCCGTCGGACGCGGCACTTCAGGTCTGCGCCTGA
- a CDS encoding aldo/keto reductase — protein MLPTRRLGKRGLEVPAIGLGCMGMHYAYGPSDEAESVRVLERAIALGCNFFDTAEVYGPFENERFLGRVLKGRRDKAIIATKFGFRFENGAVTGADSRPEHIREVVDASLSRLGTDYIDLLYQHRVDPNVPIEDVAGAVGELVKSGKVRYFGLSEASERTIRRAHAVHPVSALQSEYSLWHRDIEASILPCLRELGIGLVPFGPLGRGFLTGTARRAEEFPEGDSRRTSDPRLQGEHFDANVKLAQTLAGYAAQIGVTPAQLALAWLLSRGDDIVPIPGTRRINRLEENLAAANVHLDPGMVRVLEAHFGANATSGNRYKPTAMMALLADPA, from the coding sequence ATGCTGCCAACACGCCGGTTGGGGAAACGGGGGCTGGAAGTCCCCGCCATTGGACTGGGTTGCATGGGCATGCACTATGCCTATGGGCCTTCCGACGAAGCTGAATCGGTTCGCGTGCTGGAACGGGCGATAGCGCTCGGCTGCAACTTCTTCGATACGGCGGAAGTGTATGGCCCGTTCGAAAACGAGCGTTTTCTCGGTCGTGTCCTCAAGGGCCGTCGCGACAAGGCGATCATTGCGACGAAGTTCGGATTTCGCTTCGAAAACGGAGCAGTCACGGGGGCCGACAGCCGACCCGAGCATATCCGGGAAGTGGTCGACGCCAGTCTGTCGCGACTCGGCACGGACTACATCGATCTGCTGTATCAGCACCGCGTCGATCCCAATGTGCCGATCGAAGACGTGGCGGGCGCCGTCGGCGAACTCGTCAAGTCGGGCAAGGTGCGTTACTTCGGGCTTTCGGAAGCCAGCGAGCGTACCATCCGTCGCGCGCATGCCGTGCATCCGGTCAGTGCGTTGCAAAGCGAATACTCGCTCTGGCATCGCGATATCGAAGCGTCGATTCTGCCCTGTCTGCGCGAGCTGGGCATCGGACTCGTGCCGTTCGGACCGCTCGGACGTGGCTTTTTGACGGGGACCGCGCGGCGCGCCGAAGAGTTTCCGGAAGGCGACTCGCGTCGCACGTCGGACCCGCGTCTGCAAGGCGAGCATTTCGACGCCAACGTGAAGCTGGCGCAGACGCTCGCGGGCTATGCGGCGCAAATCGGCGTGACGCCCGCACAACTGGCACTCGCCTGGCTGCTCTCTCGCGGCGACGACATCGTGCCGATTCCGGGCACGCGCCGTATTAACCGTCTTGAGGAAAACCTTGCGGCGGCGAATGTGCATCTCGACCCGGGCATGGTGCGCGTGCTCGAAGCGCATTTCGGCGCGAACGCGACTTCCGGGAACCGCTACAAGCCGACCGCCATGATGGCGTTGCTGGCGGATCCGGCGTAG